The DNA window CATGAAGAACGCCAAACCCGGGCATATCTGGACGCAGAGGGAGCAGCCGACGCACTTATCGTAGTCAACGATTGGAATGTCGTTCGGAGTCGGCATGCTTATCGCCCCAGTAGGGCAGACCTCCCTGCACGGGGCGCAGGGTATCTCCTGCGGGCACTCGGGAACGGCGACCGGCTTCGCCCTCAGCCGCTCCTCGCTCGGCTTTGGGATTATCTGGAACAGCTCCTCGGACGTTATGTAGCCCCGCTTCAGGTATTCCGGAATCTCAGACATTAGAACCATCCCCTGCGGGCAGAAGAGCTTTCCTTATCCCCTCAACGATGTGTTTTCCGAAGGGCCCCGCGCGGAACTCATCGAGGTCGCGCTGGGCCTTCTCAATTTCCTTCAGCCACTCGGGAGAAGCGACCCCAACCTTGAGCGCTGCGGCAATCCCCGCTATCTTCCCCTCGAGCATCGCAGTGGTTGCCTCCTCTATCCCCGCAGAATCGCCAGCGACGAAGATTCCCTGGATGGTCGTCTCCATCCTCTCGTCCCTTACCGCTACATGACCTCCGAGCTCCCTCACGTACTTTATCTGGCACCCTGCCTGGTGAAGGAGCTCTATGCTCGGTCTCAATCCAACGGCGAGCGCTACCGTGTCCACCTCAAAGACCTTCTCAGTTCCGGGAATCGGCCTCCAGTTATCGTCGAGCTGGGCAACTACGGCCCTCTCGACCCTCTCCTTGCCTTCCGCGCGCAGTATCGTGTGTCTCGTGAGGATTGGAACGCCGAGCCTTCTAACCTTGGTAGCGTGAACGAAGTGGCCGCCGACCTTAGGCATGGCCTCTACTATCGCCTTCACCTCGACGCCGGCCTGGATGAGCTGGTAGGCAAGGATAAGCCCAACGTTTCCAGCTCCGACTATGAGAACGCTATTTCCAGGCTTGACCCCGTAGGTGTTCATGAGGGTCTGGATTGCCCCAGCACCGTAGATTCCTAGCAGATCGTTGTTCTCGAAGGGGATCATCTTCTCCATCGCGCCGGTCGCGACGACGAGGGCCTTTCCCGCGAACTCCAAGAGCTCTTTGTTCTTCCTGACGCCGACAACGAGCTTCTCTTCGCCCTCCAGAAAGATCCCAACGGCAGAGGTCTCCGTGAAGACCCGTATCCTCTCCCTCTTTCTCACTTCCTCAGTGAGAATCTTGGCTATCTCCACTCCCCTAACGCCGGCGAACTGCTCCCTCTTCCCGAAGAACTTGTGGGTCTGCTTGACGAGCTGGCCGCCCAGCTTTGGCTGTTCGTCGATTAGGATGACGCTCGCACCTGCATCCGCCGCGTGGATTGCCGCCATAAGTCCCGCCGGCCCCCCGCCGATTACGACGACGTCGGCTTCATACCTCGGTGCGTCCCTCCACTCCGGCGGCTTTGCAGTTTTTGGTAGTTCCTCCTTGCCCCTCTGCATCTCAATCATCATGCCGTCCTCGACGAGGGTTATGCACGAGCGGACGTTCGGGATGCCGTTTACCTTAACAAGGCACGAGGAGCACTTGCCTATGGCACAGAAGAGACCCCTGGGCCTGTGTTTCTCCGCGCTGTGGCTGAGAACCCTTATTCCAGCGGCGTGAAGTGCCATCGCTATCGTTTCCCCCTCGTAGGCCTCAATAGGCTGGCCTTCAAAGTAGATGGTGACCTTTCTGCCCCGCTCAAACCGCAGAACAGGATGTTCAGTGAGGCGCATGAGCTTTCACCAATGTCTGTTGAGAAAAGCCGTTTATGAGGATTTTTTCATAAAAAGGTTTTCCACCTTTGGTTGGGAAAAGGAAAGGGCCTCAGCCGCCGAGCTCCGCCATTATTGCAACCCAGAGGACGTAGATCAGGAAAGCGAGAACCGAGTACTCGATGAGCGCCCCAATCTTTTCGTTCCTCACCCTCCTCCTGACGAAGAGGACCGTCCCGCCGTAGGAGTGCAGGAGAAAGAGGGAAATGAGGGAGAGCCTGAAGAAGCGGCCGAGGTGGATATAGATCGCCCTCGTGAAGTCGAGGAACAGAGATGCCCTCTGGGCGTTCACGCTCGTTAGGGCGTAGCCGCTGACAATCATAAGGCCAACGAAAAGGAGGAGCGGGAAAGAAGTCCACTCAACTATCTGGAGCGCCGTCTTCGGCTTCACGCTCTCACCTCCAGGGGTTTTCCTCGTTCACGACGTAGGCGTCATCGGGATAGCCAACACTCTCCCACGTGCCTTTGAAGTCGTAGTCAACAACCTCGATCTTCCTCAGGTGCTTTATCCACTTATACCCCCACCTGCCCGGGACGACGAGCCTCGGGTCTATCTCCTTCCCGTTGTACTCGTAGGCGACTATTATGCTCTCATCCTCCATAACATCCCTCAGATAGAGGTCCGTTGTGTATCCATCGCTAGCGTAGAGGGCAACCTTGAGGGCTCCATCCTTTACCCCAGCCTTCTGGAGGAGGTAGCTCAGAGGGACGCCTGTCCAGGTTCCGTTCTTTCTCGGCTTGTTCGGGGCATCAACGCAGTAGAGGACCGCATTGAGGGTCTTCGATGGCATGGCCTTGAGCTCCCCAAGGGTTATGTTGTAAGGCCTCTCAACGAGCCCGGTTACCTCTATCACAGGGCCGGCACTCACTTCTTCGGTCTTCTCGCTCTCTCCTTCGCTCTGACCGAAATAGTACGCTCCTGCCAGGAGAAGGAGAACTAAGACTGCAAAGAGAGACTTTTTCATATCATCACATCCCCAATATATAGGTCAACGAAGGGGCATCCTGAATCCCAAAATGTGTGGCTTTCCGATACAACTAAATATTCCAACGTCCTTAAATCAATTATGGAAATCTTTCCCTCCTTGGGGTGATCTCATGAGAAGCACTGCTATTTTGAGTCTTCTGCTGGTGGGCATTGTTATGGTAAGCGGATGTATAGGTGGGACTTCTGAGACCAAGACGAGCTCTCAGTCGTCTTCCCCCACCTCGGCGCTCTCCACGTCCACAACGACACAGCCTCCGACGGAAACCACGGGCCAGCAAACGTCCACGTCAACGGTTCAGACAACCCAGCCAAGCGAAACAGCAACCCAATCGACCACTACTACAACAGCCCCACCGAGTGAGACGCAGGTTCCGGGTGAGTGGAAGGCCGACGGGATAATAAGCGAGAACGAATACTCCCACGAGCTCTCCCTCGCTGGCGGGAAGCTGGTGATCTACTGAAAGAACGACGATACATACCTCTACATGGCCATAAAGGGAGAGACGACGGGATGGGTGGCGATAGGCTTCGAGCCGAGCCAGGCGATGAAGGACGCTGACATGATCATCGGCTGGGTGAAGGACGGGAAAGCTACAGTCGTCGATGCCTACTCAAAGGGTCTCTACGGACCGCATCCGCCCGATGAAGACCTCGGAGGGAGCAACGACATCCTTGAGTATGCGGGAAGAGAGGAGAACGGCTACACCGTGATAGAGTTCAAGAGGAAGCTTGACACCGGAGACAAGTACGATAAGGCCCTCACTCCGAGACAGAAGGTCAAGTTCATCTTCGCAATGTCCAACAGAGATGACTTCACTGCCATGCACAACGTGGCCAAAGGAAGCGGTGAACTCCAGCTCGACGGGTGATCCCGATGCAGGCGTTCCAGGTTCACGCGCTGATAAACTCCATCGCCCTTCTCATCTTTCTCCTGGGCGTCTACTATGCCAAAAGACACACCCTGAAGCTCCACCACCTCTCAGTCTACTCGGCGCTTGGGCTCCTCACGAGCGGCGTCGCCTACATGGTCTACCTCGTTGGTGGAATCCCATCAAGCCACGGAAAGTTCGGCATCTTCGTTTACGCATGCCTCCTCTTCGCGGGCCTGAGCGGGAGGCTCTTCCTCGGTGGAAAGCTCAAGAGAGGACAGCACAGGATTATAGCCATCTCGGCGGTGCTCCTGCTGGTGCTCCAGGTTCTGATGGGGCTTTACAGCTTTGTGCTTTAGCAAAACCGTTTTCTCTTTTGGTTCCACCAGCAATGAAAAAGAAACAGAAAAGATCAAACCTCACCCCATCTGAAGGGCCTTACCCCTCAGCTCTCCCCTCTCGAAGCGGTAGGGATCGTACCAGTCCACAGGCAGGTCGGTCTTGCCCCTCGTGATGAGGTCGGCCACCATCTCGGCAACGGCCGGCGCCATCATGAAGCCGTGGCCGGAGAAGCCGGCCGCTATGTAGTAATCGCTGAGCTCCTCGATTTTGCCTATCGCCGGGTTGCTGTCGGGTGTCTTGGCGTAGTAGCCCGCCCACGTCCTCAGTATGAGGAGCTCCCTCAAAGCCGGGATTATCCTGGTGAAGTAGTAGCTCACCTCGCGCATGAACTCGTAGGTCGGGCTTAGGTCGTAGGTCGGACCCTCCTCGTAGCCGACTCCGCCTATGATCCCGCCGTGGCTGGTCTGGGTGAGGTAGGCGTGGCCGTACCTGAACGAAATGACCATCGGCTTAACGGAGCCCTTCTTTATCGGCTGGGTTATCACAGCCTGGTGCTTGTAGGGCTCTATCGGTATCTTCGTCCTTATCCCCGCCATCGCGTTGATGAGCTTGGCCCAGGCGTTGGTTGCGTTGATGACTATGCCGGTCTTTATGGTCCCCCCGCTCGTCTTGAGCCCCTTTATCTCACCGTTCTCAATTATGAAATCCTTGACCTCTGTGTACTCGACGAGCTTCGCCCCGAACTCTTCAGCGTGGAGGGCGAACTTGGCCGTGGAGTGGAAGGGACTGGCCTTGCCGTCGGTTGGGTTCCAGGAGGCGGCTATCACCTCGCTTATGTCGAGGAGCGGGACAATCTCCTTTGCTTCTTCAGGGGTTATGAGCCTTGTAGGAACTCCAAACTTGTTCTGTATCACGATGTTCCTCTTGAAGGTCTCAACTTCATCGTCGTCGTAGAGGAGAAAGAGGTAGCCTGTCTGCTGGAACGGGAAGCCGTACTCTTCGCTATAACGCTTCCAGAGCTCAACCGAGCGCTTCATGACCTGGACGTTCGCTTCATCGTTGAACTGCTGCCTTATTCCAGTTCCACAGCGGAAGGTTGAGCCCGAACCTATGAAGCGCTTCTCGATAACGGTGACGTCCTCGCCGCGTTTGGCCAATTCGTGGGCTATTGTTACACCCACTATTCCGCCGCCGATTATCGTTATCTCACTCCTTTCGGGAAGCTCCCTCGTCGGCATTTCAATCCCTCCCCGCGACAACCTTCATCTTAACGTTCTTTATAGGCGGCCTAGCGACCGGTATGTCGAGCCTGTCCATGCCCATTCCGCTCCGCTGGGAGACAAGAAGGGCGCCGTTGAAGAGGCAGAACCTTCCCTGACAGAAGCCCATGGCGAGATGAGTGAGCCTCTTGATTATCTGGAGGTCGGTTATGCCGCTCTTTACCACCTCGTCGACCTTCCCGAGCGTGACCCCGCAGCCGCATATCTGGACGTCCTCGCCGTTGAACTCGTCGAGCGGGAGCTTCGGAACCGGCCTCGCTATCGGCTCGTACTCCTTCAGCCTCTCCTCGTAGATGCACGGCTCGGTCTCGTAGTTGAATTCCCGCAGGATGTAGGCCCCAACGAGCTTTCCTTCGAGGTAGTTGGCGTAGTGCGGCTTTATGCTGACCGCGCTTCCCGTGACGTAGATTCCGTCCCTTATCCTGTGCTCGTCGTCCAAAACTGGCATGTAGTAGCCGCGCTTGAAGCGGAGCTTTCCTCCGGCCTGGGTTATCGGGTTTATGTCTGGAATCCTTCCATCGGCCATTATCAGCGCGTCAACCTCGTAGACGTTGCCGTTCTCGTCGATGACGCGCTCAATCCTGTCTCTGCCCTCAACCCTCTTGACGTTCGGAACCACAACGTACTCGATGTCCCAGCGCTGGAGCTCGGGAATGATCTCCTCCGTGAAGGCTCCAGTGACTGCGACCTTCCTTCCGGGAGCGACGCCCCAGACGTTGATAACCTCGAGCGCATCGCTTCTCCTGAAAACGCCCGGCCAGTCGTTGTTCTCGAAGAGCATTATGCTGTCGACAGCTCCCGTTGCCAGAACAACCCTCTTCGCCATGAACTCGATGAGCTGGTCATTTCTAACAGCCGGAACGAGGAAGTACTCCCCCTTGTCAAAGACCCCGAGGGCAGTGGTCTTGAGAAATACCCTCACGTTCTCAGGGAAGTCCGTGAGCCTCTCTATCGCTTCCCTCGGGTTACCAAAGCCCTCCTGCTCAACGCCCTTGAGCCACATGTCGCCGCCGAGCCAGTTCCTCTCCTCAATGAGGGCAACGGTGAGCTTTCCTCCGATTTCCTCAACGACGCCCAGACCGGCCGGACCGGCGCCGATAACTGCAACGTCGACAACGTAGCGGAGAACTGGCTTGCCTTCGTCTATCCTTACCTCCTCCTGGAACTCGTCGTAGCATTGCCTCTCAATCCTCATGCCGTCCTTGAGCTTTAGCTTTCTCCCGTTGATGTTCTTAACACCGTTCACGGTAACCGGGAGCGGACCGAAGGTGAAGGCTCCGCGGTGTCTACCTTCAGTGCTCGTCGTGAGCCAGTAAACGCCGTTGGCAAGCATTGCCACTGGAAACTTTTCGCCCTCGTAGGCCTCGTAGGGCTTTCCGTCAAGATAAATCGTGATTTTCTTAGAAGGGTCCTTCTCGGTCAGGTCGAGCGGTCTCATGCTTCCACCCCGCTTTTGTACATGCGGATAAAGATGAACACCGATGCTTATAAACCCTAAGGTTACGAACCAAAGGTTAAAAAGAAGAGAAATCAGGCGAGGCCCTTCTCAATCAGGAAGTCGGCGACGTTTTCGACCTGGCTCTTGGCCCTGGTCTCAGTGACGGTTTTCTTTCCAGTCTCGATGGGTACTTTCTTGAAGAGCTCTTCGTGGAGCCTGACGACATCCTCAGGCGGCTTTGTGAAGAGGCTGACGATTATGATGACGAACAGCGTTATGAAGAAGTTGATGAAGAACACTGGAACGTCCTGGAACCAGCCGCCTATCGTCCCCCATATGCCCGGAGCGTCCTTGGTGAAGGCCCAACCGTATATTTTGGCCTCGAAGATGACCTCGCTGACCAGACCGTAGGCCATTCCAACGATTCCTCCCTCCTTGGTGACGCGCTTCCACCAGAGGCTTAACGTTAGTATCGGCCCAAAGCCAACCGCGAGCCCTCCCCAGGCGGTTGCCACCATCTGGTAGATGACCTTCGGGCCGCTTATGGCAAACCAGAGGCCGACAAGCGCAACGCCGGCAACGACCAGTCTAGAGATGTTGACCATCTGCTTCTTGCCGAGTTCCTTTCCAAGAACCTTGTGGTAGAAGTCCCTCGCTATTGCCGAGGAAGCGACGAGGAGCTGTGAATCGGCGGTACTCATAACGGCTGAGATTATGCCCGCTATGACGAAGCCCGCTATCCAGCCCGGCATTAGTTCAACTGCCATTGCGGGTATAACCTTCTCCGGGTCGCTGACTTGGAGTATTCCTGCCTGATACATTGCGAAGCCGAGGAATCCGGCGAAGAAGGCTCCCCATAGGACTATGGTTGTCCAGATGCCGCTGATGAAGATACCCGGCCTCCTGAGCTTCCTCGGATCTTCAACGCTCATGTAACGGGTGACTATGTGCGGCTGGCCGAGGTAGCCGACTATCCACGAGGCGTAGCCTATGGCGAAGATTATCGCGGCCCAGCCGGTTGCGCCGCCGAAGGGGTGGAGTTTGGCGGGGTCAACCTGGCTGATTATCTCCGTTGCCTTGCCAAGGCCTCCTATCTTGGCTAGGGCCAGGAACGGAACGATAATGAGGGTCAGCAGCATGAAGAGGGCCTGAACAACGTCCGTCCAGACAACGGCGAAGAATCCACCGGTGATAACGTAGGCCGTCAGGATGATAACTGTTATGAGGATTCCGGTGTTGACGCTTACTCCAAAGCCCTCCGCGAAGGTCTTTCCTCCGGCGGTGAACTGAGCGGCTACATAGGCGGTCATGAAGATTATAATGATCAAGGCGCTGAGGAGTCTGATGAGCTTGGTGTCGTCCTTGAGCCTGGCCTCGAGGTAATCTGGGACGGTTATTGCCCTAAATTTGCCTGCGTAGATTCTGAGCCTCGGGCCAATGAGAACGTAGTCAGCGAGCGTACCGAAGAGACAGCCTATTCCAGCCCAGAAGGCCCCGAGACCGGCTTTAAAGGCACTTCCTGGATAACCGAGCATCAGCCAGCCGGAGAAGTCACTGGCCTTGTCTGAGAGAGTGGCCGCCAAAACGTGGACTTTCCTACCGCCAACGAAGTACTGGTCTTCTGTCTTGGTGTATCTGTTGGCCCACCAGCCGATCTAGGCCAGGAGGGCCAGGTAGAACAGAAAACCTATTAGTATCTGCCGTTCATGCCTTACCCTCCTTCTTTAGCTCTTCAATGAGATCCTCGTCGTATGCTAGGATGTCCGCGTCGACGTAGTACTCCTTGCCAGTTATCTTATCCCAGTAGCCGTACAGGACCATCACCAAAAAACCCAAAATCGTTGGAACCAGCAACAATGCCCAACCTTCAGCACCCAGCCCCATATTCATCACCTCTGAATGTAAGTGCTGGTTAATAACCAGCACTGTACATATATGGCCAAAAAGTTATAAACCTATCGTTTAGAACATCTTGTGTAGAAAATCATAAGGCTTATAAAAGGGTGTTAGAATATGGAGAGGCTCAAAGTCAAGGTTATGAAACCGATCTTTAGACCAGAGGTCTCCGAAAGTTTTGTCCTATACCCATACAGGATATACCACCTCAGGCTCTTCTACAAGAGACTGGGTATGAAGGATAGGGTCTTTGATTACTACGCGTACATAGACCTCTACCGCCTCGGTGCCGAGAGGGGAGATAACTTCATAGACCTCGAGGAGTGGGAAGTGGACGAGAGAAACGTTATGGAACCCCTAGTCACGGAAGACGAGGCTAGGATGAAAGCCTTTGAGAGCGCAATAACGTGGGGGAACTCGAGGGTAGTCTCGTGGTGGCTGCCGAGAATCGAGGTAGTTCGGGAGGAACTCGCCTACAAGGTCTTCTGGGTGTACGAGGAAAACGGAAAAAAGCTAATAATGGACAGCCTCGATGGGAAAAGCTACGAACTCAGGGGACAGGGAAAGTGTAAGGGATTTCCGTGCAGATAATTAGCAAAAGAGGGCAGGGCCCTCAGATCCTAGAAACGGTCTCGACCTCGGCGCTCTCGACGTTCTCGACCTGCCTGAAGATGTCTGCAACTTCGTCGAAGGAGTAGCCCTCCTCGTCCCTTCCGAGGACGTAGAACTCGAGGGCAACGAGGCCGAAGGCTATCGGCTCCCTCTCGACCTTTGCAAGGCCGTACTTCTCCGGGATGACGGCCTTGAGCTTCTCCTCGAGCTCGTCGAGGTTGACATCCGGGTCGGTCGGCATGACCTTTATGACACCAACGAGGTTGTAGTCGGACATTTCCTTTCACCTCCTAATTCACGGCCCCTCCCATCCGCACTTGGGGCACTTGTAGGGCACGCTGAGCACCCTGCAGCTTTCACAGCGCCATATGATGGCCTCGCCGCAGTTCGGGCAAACGAAGTGAGTGGCGTGCTCCCTTGGGGTTATCTCCTTTCCGCATGAGGTGCATACGGGTACCTCGAACTTCATCTCCACTGCGAACACCTCCAAGAAAGGTGGGTTTTTAAACCTCTGGTGAGCGTTGCCCAGTCGATTTATAAGCTTTTCCCATATCCCCTGTTAGCATGCTGAGGACTTCGGGCAGCTCACCGATCGAGGGTATCTCAAAGCCCCTCTCGGATATTCTCCCAACACCCTCAGCCTCGGGATTTATCCAGACCCCCCACATGCCAACCCTTAAAGCACCCTCGAAGTCCTCTGCATAGGTGTCGCCGACGTGAAGGGCTTCCTCCGGCTCAACACCGAAGACCTCTAGAGGTTTCTTGAACATCTCTGGGAGCGGCTTGAAGGCGCCAACCTCGTCCGCGAAGAACGTCCTGTCTATGTACTTCATAAGGCCGAACCTCTCAAGGAGCAACCTCGTGTAAGAGCCCGGCCAGAACATGACGTTGCCGGTAACCGTAACCTTCAGACGGTGCCTCTTAGCGTCCCTAAGGGCATCCTCCGCCCCCGGAAGGACTAGATCACCGACATTTAGGGTGGCTCTCGCCGCGGCCCTCCTTATAACCTCGATGTCCACGCCGAGGACTTCCGCGAGCATCTCCTGGCTCTCTTCAAGCGCCCGCTTAGGGTCGCCTTCACTCTTCGCCCTCATAGCCTTTATTCTCGCCCTCGTCAGCATTATAGCTTCGACAACGTCAACGATGCACGTTCCCATGAGGTTTGAGAGCTCGGCTGAGAAAGCGTCGAGCATCCCGTCCATATCGAGAAGTGTGTTCCAAACATCAAATGAGACCAGCTTCATGAACACCACCAGTTGGAAATTGAAAGAGAAGTTAAAAATTCAGCGCTCTGAGAACGCCAGAAATCGAAGGCTATCCATCAGCCCTGCCCTCCTCAGCACGTCCTTGATGTTCCTATGGCGGGAGCGCATCACGAAGAGCTCGTAGAACCCCTCGAGATTGCCCCAGTGCCCGTAGGCGGAGAGGGCCAGATACATAACCTCCTTTGGATTGAGCTTTCTGCCGAGGCTCTCTTCGAAAGCCCTAAGGGCAGGCCGGAGCTTCTCAAAGAGGCCCTCCGCGCTTATGAGGTGGAGCATCAGGTCTTCAACCGTCGGCTTCTTCCAGTCAACAAGCTCGTCCTCGAACGGAAGGCCTATTATGAGCGGTATGATGAACGTGTTTCCCACCAGGTAAAACGCTCCGGCTTTCCTCGGGCTAAAGGATGCCAGCTTCCCAGTTATTGACGCCATGACCACTTCCCTGTCCTCGTCTACGTCAATCGCCACTCCGATTCTCTCAACGCCGAATCCAAAGACGTCCATAGCCCTGAGGAAGTTGCCCAGGTTCCTTATGACGCCAGAGTTCCCCTCACTAGGGATTACAGCGACGTACTTTCCGTCTCTATGAAGGAGGTCAAAGTTGTCGCGCTCAAAGACCCGCTCGATGAACTTTAGGTTCCTTGGCGCAGTTCTGGATTCTCTGAAGTCGAAGAGCTTCTTTATGACAGCCTTGAAGAACTTGGAGTCCGTCTTCCCTTCAACGAAGAGAACCGAGACCGGAGCATCTTCCCCAGAGAAGCCACCCCGGACGTCGAAGTCTAGGTATTTCCTGAGTTCGTAGACCTCCTTGAGCGTCAGGCTTTTCATGGTATCGGAGTAAACGAGGACGTTCTCTTCGCCCTTCCTGAAGCGCTCGGTGATTAAGTCGATAAGCTCAAGGCTCGCAGTCACAATAGTTTCGCTGCCCGAAAGGGACTCAACGAACTTCAATAAGCCCCCCCTGTTCTTGCCATACTCAGGGAATAAAACCGCATCTCCAAACTGCTCCCATTTGTTTCCAGTAACAACTTTCATTCACTTCACCATATCAACAGCTATTGCACCTATGACGGCAAACGCACTCACTATAACCGTCGCGTTCAGATACTGGACGGGAGTGAAGTGGGCGACGCCGTTTATATCGTAGAGATAGATGAGAAAGGCCGAGGTTGTGTAAGAGATAACGGACACGCTTATGAGCCTCTTCGGCAGATGGAACAGCTCCTCCCGCTTCATGTTCCCGAGCCGCGATTTCACGAGGAACAGGTACGCTATGCTGAGGGTGAGGAGGAATATCAGCATGGCCCTTTCAATGGAAATGGCCTTGGCAACTTCCCAGAGCTCGCCGGTGAACAGGAAGGGAAGCGCGAAAGTAACGGCTCCGACGATTTCCTGGGTAATGTCGTCCCACCCGAGGGCATCTGGCTCGTTTTTCTTTTTCTCGGCCTCTTTAATGGCCTCGAGTTGCCTGCTGATACCGTCTATCTTTTGGGACAGTTCCTCCAGTTCAATCACCTCTCGCTCAGGTTCGGGGTTCATCATCCCGTCAGCATTGGATTCACTCATCATCGCGCACGATGGTTGGCACAATGTGGTTAAAAGAATAGTGGAGGGGAAAGTCAAACAAGTGAGAGCACTAGGATTCTTTCTTCTCTGTTTCGGTTTCCTCAAGCTTCTCCTTCAGGAACTGCTTTAGGACGTAGGGGCACTGCTCCTGGATGAACTCGGCAAACTCGCGCATTCTTTTAATGGTAAACTCACTCACGTAGTGCTCGAACTGGCACGCGTCCTGCTCGGCAATCTCAGGGGGTATTCCGAGTATGTCCGTGAAGAACTTCGTCAGGAAGACGTGCTTGGAATAAGTTTTTTCGGCGATTTCCTTTCCCTTTTCGGTCAGGAGTATTCTATCGTACTTTTCATATTCAACGAGGCCCTTTTCGGCAAGTTTTTTGAGGGCATCGACGACGCTCGGAGGCCTGACGTTCAGGGCCTTCGCTATGTCCTTGACGCGGATGACACCCTTGTTCTTATGGAGGAGGTACATAGTCTCGAGGTACTCTTCATCTCTCTTCGTTACTTCCACGTCAACCACCTGGTTTTAGGTTTGCCAAAAACCTTTAAGTAGTTTTCCCAAAACTTAAAAGTTTTAGGAGCACCTTTGAGATGGTGGTGAAAGTGGCGTTGTACTTCATTGGGCTTGGACTTTACGATGAAAAAGACATCACGCTCAAGGGGTTGGAAACAGCAAGAAGGTGCGACAAGGTCTTTGCAGAGTTCTACACCTCTCTTCTTGCCGGGACAACCCTTGAGAAAATTGAAGAACTCATTGGCAAGCCAATAATTCGGCTCACCAGAGAAGATGTTGAGCTGAACTTCGAGAGGATAGTCCTTCTGGAGGCCAAGGAGAATGACGTTGC is part of the Thermococcus stetteri genome and encodes:
- a CDS encoding DUF2391 family protein codes for the protein MMSESNADGMMNPEPEREVIELEELSQKIDGISRQLEAIKEAEKKKNEPDALGWDDITQEIVGAVTFALPFLFTGELWEVAKAISIERAMLIFLLTLSIAYLFLVKSRLGNMKREELFHLPKRLISVSVISYTTSAFLIYLYDINGVAHFTPVQYLNATVIVSAFAVIGAIAVDMVK
- a CDS encoding DUF3226 domain-containing protein, translating into MKVVTGNKWEQFGDAVLFPEYGKNRGGLLKFVESLSGSETIVTASLELIDLITERFRKGEENVLVYSDTMKSLTLKEVYELRKYLDFDVRGGFSGEDAPVSVLFVEGKTDSKFFKAVIKKLFDFRESRTAPRNLKFIERVFERDNFDLLHRDGKYVAVIPSEGNSGVIRNLGNFLRAMDVFGFGVERIGVAIDVDEDREVVMASITGKLASFSPRKAGAFYLVGNTFIIPLIIGLPFEDELVDWKKPTVEDLMLHLISAEGLFEKLRPALRAFEESLGRKLNPKEVMYLALSAYGHWGNLEGFYELFVMRSRHRNIKDVLRRAGLMDSLRFLAFSER
- a CDS encoding metal-dependent transcriptional regulator: MEVTKRDEEYLETMYLLHKNKGVIRVKDIAKALNVRPPSVVDALKKLAEKGLVEYEKYDRILLTEKGKEIAEKTYSKHVFLTKFFTDILGIPPEIAEQDACQFEHYVSEFTIKRMREFAEFIQEQCPYVLKQFLKEKLEETETEKKES